A window of the Eleutherodactylus coqui strain aEleCoq1 chromosome 8, aEleCoq1.hap1, whole genome shotgun sequence genome harbors these coding sequences:
- the LOC136577864 gene encoding sterol 26-hydroxylase, mitochondrial-like, whose translation MIPTSLRHHILSNIRSSIVPAPQTCRVIPARVLHGAAAAGIAEGDKKMKTFDDLPGPSLLTNLYWFFIRGYLLHTHELQLIYKKRYGPWWKSEISNFRMVNITDPAILEVMVRQEGKYPLRSEIDLWREHRELRKLSYGPFTERGKKWHTLRSLLNQKMLKPKEAKSYAGSINEVISDFMARLEDLRKQSPSGETVNDMANELYRFAFEGVSYIVFETRIGCLEKHIPPETQKFIDSIAQMFKSSVYVTYLPQWTRQFLPFWKSYIDGWDNVFDFGKKLVDKKMSEIQSRLEKGEEVQGEYLTYLLSSGKLSLPEVYGSVCELLLAGVDTTSNTLCWSLYHLARDPELQQTLYEEVMKAVPMDQIPVADDITLMPLLRAVIKETLRLYPVVPTNARYVNEHEVVIGDYKFPKNTLFVLSHYAISRDEANFKDAEKFYPQRWLRDVGMTHHPFSSIPFGYGLRACLGKRIAELEMHLALCRIIRMFEVKPDAKVENIKSIARIVLTPSKKINLRFIERKSV comes from the exons ATGATACCCACTTCTCTGAGACACCACATCCTCTCtaacataaggagcagtattgttCCGGCACCACAGACATGCAGGGTCATCCCGGCCAGAGTCTtacatggggctgcagcagccggaATAGCAGAGGGGGACAAGAAGATGAAGACATTCGATGATTTGCCTGGACCTTCCCTGCTCACCAACCTCTACTGGTTCTTCATCAGGGGTTACTTGCTTCATACTCATGAGCTACAG CTGATATATAAGAAGCGTTACGGACCATGGTGGAAGTCAGAAATCAGCAATTTCCGGATGGTTAACATCACAGATCCTGCCATTTTAGAGGTTATGGTGCGACAGGAGGGAAAATACCCACTGAGAAGTGAGATCGATCTCTGGAGGGAACATCGGGAACTGCGGAAACTTTCTTATGGACCATTCACAGA GCGTGGAAAGAAGTGGCACACACTCAGGTCACTCTTAAACCAGAAGATGCTGAAGCCCAAAGAAGCGAAGAGCTACGCTGGGAGCATTAATGAGGTCATCTCAGACTTCATGGCCAGACTGGAGGATTTACGTAAACAGAGCCCATCTGGTGAAACCGTCAATGACATGGCCAACGAGCTGTACAGATTTGCTTTTGAAG GAGTGTCTTACATCGTGTTCGAGACCCGGATTGGCTGTTTGGAGAAACACATCCCCCCCGAAACCCAGAAGTTTATAGATTCAATTGCCCAAATGTTCAAGAGTTCAGTATATGTAACCTACCTGCCACAGTGGACAAGACAGTTCCTCCCCTTCTGGAAGTCGTACATAGATGGCTGGGACAATGTGTTTGATTTTG GCAAGAAGCTGGTGGATAAGAAGATGAGTGAGATCCAGTCACGGCTGGAGAAAGGGGAGGAAGTGCAAGGAGAATACCTGACATACCTTTTATCCAGCGGTAAACTCAGCTTACCGGAGGTGTACGGCAGTGTGTGCGAGCTGCTGCTGGCCGGCGTAGACACC ACATCAAACACATTATGCTGGTCCTTATATCACTTGGCACGAGACCCGGAGCTCCAGCAAACTTTGTATGAGGAGGTCATGAAGGCCGTTCCGATGGACCAAATCCCTGTGGCTGACGATATTACCCTGATGCCTTTATTGAGGGCTGTGATCAAGGAGACCTTGAG ACTTTATCCTGTCGTTCCAACCAATGCTAGATATGTCAACGAGCATGAGGTGGTAATCGGAGACTATAAGTTCCCCAAAAAT ACCCTATTTGTTCTGAGCCACTATGCCATCTCTAGAGATGAAGCCAATTTCAAGGACGCAGAAAAGTTTTATCCACAGCGATGGCTTCGAGACGTGGGCATGACACACCACCCGTTCAGCTCCATACCCTTCGGATATGGGTTGCGAGCGTGCTTGGGAAAACGGATCGCAGAATTGGAGATGCACTTAGCACTGTGTCGG ATTATCAGGATGTTCGAAGTTAAACCAGATGCTAAGGTTGAAAATATAAAATCCATCGCACGTATCGTCCTGACACCAAGCAAAAAGATCAACCTACGCTTTATAGAGCGGAAATCTGTTTGA